Proteins encoded within one genomic window of Pectobacterium araliae:
- a CDS encoding MFS transporter, protein MTQPASVRWQLWIVAFGFFMQTLDTTIVNTALPSMAASLNESPLHMHSVIVSYVLTVAVMLPASGWLADRIGVKNIFFAAILLFTLGSLLCARSETLDELLLSRVIQGIGGAMMVPVGRLTVMKIVPRDQYMAAMTFVTLPGQIGPLLGPALGGFLVEYASWHWIFLINLPVGIIGALATWFLMPNYTMQTQRFDVSGFLWLAVGMATLTLALDGNRSLGIPPIAIFALIAIGLIALLSYWLHARHNEQALFNLRLFDTHTFSIGLTGGLLARIGSGMLPFMTPLFLQLGMGFSPFHAGLMMVPMVLGSMGMKRIVVQIVNRLGYRRVLIISTLLLAVITALFALVALMQWIWMIPIVLFFLGTVNAIRFSTMNTLTLKDLPDSLASGGNSLLSMTMQLSTSLGVSIAGILLGMFSQPHIAAESGATHTVFLYTYLSMVVIIALPALIFNRVPPDTVKQSTLPRKS, encoded by the coding sequence ATGACCCAACCCGCCTCCGTTCGCTGGCAGCTCTGGATTGTTGCCTTTGGCTTTTTTATGCAGACGCTGGACACCACCATCGTGAATACCGCGCTGCCTTCAATGGCGGCGAGTCTAAATGAAAGCCCGCTGCATATGCATTCGGTGATTGTTTCCTATGTACTGACCGTGGCGGTGATGCTACCCGCTAGCGGCTGGCTGGCGGATCGCATCGGCGTGAAGAACATCTTTTTCGCCGCGATTCTACTGTTTACGCTGGGGTCGCTGCTGTGCGCCCGTTCGGAAACATTGGATGAGCTGCTGCTCTCCCGCGTGATTCAAGGCATTGGCGGCGCAATGATGGTGCCGGTAGGCCGTCTGACGGTGATGAAAATCGTCCCACGCGATCAGTATATGGCAGCAATGACCTTCGTGACGCTGCCCGGCCAGATCGGTCCGTTACTGGGACCCGCGCTCGGCGGCTTTCTGGTGGAATACGCCAGTTGGCACTGGATTTTCCTTATCAACCTGCCGGTTGGTATTATCGGCGCACTGGCAACCTGGTTTCTGATGCCCAATTACACCATGCAAACTCAGCGCTTCGATGTTAGCGGTTTCCTCTGGCTTGCCGTCGGTATGGCAACCCTGACGCTAGCGCTGGACGGTAACCGCAGTCTCGGTATTCCACCGATTGCCATTTTCGCGTTGATTGCCATCGGACTCATCGCGCTATTGAGCTACTGGCTGCACGCTCGTCATAACGAACAGGCGCTGTTCAATCTGCGTCTGTTCGACACCCATACCTTTTCTATCGGCCTGACAGGCGGACTTCTGGCGCGCATCGGCAGCGGCATGTTACCGTTTATGACACCGCTATTTTTACAATTAGGAATGGGGTTTTCCCCGTTTCATGCCGGGCTGATGATGGTGCCGATGGTGCTAGGTAGCATGGGAATGAAACGGATCGTGGTACAGATCGTCAACCGACTCGGTTATCGCCGTGTGCTGATTATCTCCACGCTGCTGCTGGCAGTGATCACGGCGCTGTTTGCGCTGGTCGCCCTGATGCAATGGATCTGGATGATCCCGATTGTGCTGTTCTTTCTCGGCACGGTGAATGCCATTCGCTTCTCCACCATGAACACGCTGACGCTGAAAGATCTGCCAGACTCCCTCGCCAGCGGCGGTAATAGCCTGCTGTCGATGACCATGCAGTTATCCACCAGCCTGGGAGTGAGCATCGCGGGTATTCTCTTGGGCATGTTTTCTCAACCGCATATCGCAGCAGAAAGTGGGGCAACCCACACGGTATTTCTCTACACCTATCTCAGCATGGTCGTCATCATCGCTCTGCCAGCGTTGATTTTTAATCGTGTCCCACCTGACACCGTAAAACAGTCAACGCTACCGCGTAAATCGTGA
- the baeS gene encoding two-component system sensor histidine kinase BaeS — MKFGITAKLFLAIFATCMLVLVTMHWGVRVSFERGFIDYIKRGNEQRVIQLRDALAEQYQLHGDWSFLRNNDRLVFKMLHAVDQNSDTDNNMQGWRVRLWVLDTGKRKLFGSPAPIPNEGTWQPIQVQNQTVGWIVASPVARLTRNADISFDQQQQRTSWLIVALSMLLAIIAAWLTARGLLSPVKRLVNGMHSLASGDFSTRVTASSHDELGRLAQDFNQLANTLEKNEQSRRAFMADVSHELRTPLAVLRGELEALQDGVRKPDAHSLHSLQSEVATLTKLVDDLHQLTLSDRGALAYRKTAVDVVQILNIAIAAFHERFQKKQITLTTDLPAQAGVFGDPDRLSQLFNNLLENSLRYTDEQGQLTITVVQQHKRWAIIWQDSAPGVTDEQLTLIFERFYRAESSRNRASGGAGLGLAICNNIVEAHSGRLYAEHSPLGGVMITIEFPSHLPD, encoded by the coding sequence ATGAAATTCGGAATCACCGCCAAACTGTTTCTCGCGATTTTCGCCACCTGCATGCTGGTGCTGGTAACCATGCACTGGGGGGTACGCGTCAGCTTCGAACGCGGTTTTATCGACTACATTAAGCGCGGCAATGAACAGCGGGTTATACAGCTACGCGATGCGCTGGCAGAGCAATATCAGTTGCATGGCGATTGGTCATTCCTACGCAATAATGACCGGCTGGTGTTCAAGATGCTGCATGCTGTGGATCAGAACAGCGACACCGACAACAACATGCAGGGATGGCGAGTGCGTCTTTGGGTACTGGATACCGGTAAACGCAAACTGTTTGGCTCTCCCGCCCCCATCCCCAATGAAGGCACCTGGCAGCCCATTCAGGTACAGAACCAAACCGTCGGCTGGATTGTCGCCTCGCCCGTTGCACGCCTGACTCGCAACGCCGATATCAGTTTCGATCAACAGCAGCAGCGCACCAGTTGGCTGATTGTGGCGCTATCAATGTTGCTGGCTATCATCGCCGCCTGGCTGACTGCACGTGGCCTTCTCTCCCCCGTCAAGCGGCTGGTCAACGGCATGCACAGCCTAGCGTCAGGAGATTTCAGCACCCGAGTAACGGCAAGCTCGCACGATGAACTGGGCAGGCTGGCGCAGGATTTCAATCAGCTTGCCAACACGCTGGAAAAAAATGAACAGTCTCGCCGCGCGTTTATGGCCGATGTGTCCCACGAGTTGCGCACACCGCTGGCAGTGCTACGCGGTGAGTTGGAAGCCTTACAAGATGGTGTGCGCAAGCCCGACGCGCATTCTCTGCATTCACTTCAGTCTGAAGTCGCGACGCTGACCAAACTGGTGGACGATCTGCATCAGCTTACGCTGTCCGATCGCGGGGCACTGGCCTACCGCAAAACGGCAGTGGACGTGGTGCAAATTCTGAATATTGCTATCGCCGCGTTTCATGAGCGTTTCCAGAAAAAACAGATTACGCTCACCACCGATTTACCGGCTCAGGCTGGTGTTTTTGGTGACCCGGACCGGCTGAGTCAACTATTTAATAACCTGCTGGAAAACAGCCTGCGCTACACGGATGAGCAGGGTCAGTTGACCATTACGGTGGTTCAGCAGCATAAACGCTGGGCGATTATCTGGCAGGACAGCGCCCCTGGCGTAACCGATGAGCAGCTCACACTGATTTTCGAGCGCTTCTATCGTGCGGAAAGCTCGCGCAACCGCGCCAGCGGTGGAGCAGGACTGGGGCTGGCTATCTGCAATAATATCGTTGAGGCGCATAGCGGACGGCTGTATGCTGAACATTCGCCATTAGGGGGAGTGATGATTACCATCGAGTTTCCATCGCACCTCCCTGATTAA
- the baeR gene encoding two-component system response regulator BaeR, protein MTTAPDFAMTSPILIVEDEPKLGQLLVDYLQAADYATHWLTNGNDVVEWVRQHSPSLILLDLMLPGCDGLTLCRTIRQFSNVPIIMVTARSEEIDRLLGLEIGADDYICKPFSPREVVVRVRTLLRRCGWQNDGLKATEKSETALLIDKSGFQASYLGQNLDLTPAEFRLLKTLSTEPGKVFSREALLDKLYDDYRVVTDRTIDSHIKNLRRKLEQLDEETSFIRTVYGIGYRWEAAPCNEI, encoded by the coding sequence ATGACAACCGCACCCGATTTCGCGATGACGTCACCCATTTTGATCGTCGAAGATGAACCCAAGCTGGGGCAACTGCTGGTGGATTACCTTCAGGCTGCAGACTATGCCACGCACTGGCTGACAAATGGTAATGACGTCGTTGAGTGGGTGCGACAGCATTCTCCTTCACTCATTCTGCTGGATTTAATGCTGCCGGGCTGTGACGGCCTGACCCTCTGTCGCACCATCCGCCAGTTTTCCAACGTGCCGATTATCATGGTCACCGCCCGTAGCGAAGAAATCGATCGCTTGCTGGGGCTGGAAATTGGTGCCGATGACTATATTTGTAAGCCTTTCAGCCCGCGTGAAGTGGTTGTACGCGTCAGAACGCTGCTGCGCCGTTGCGGCTGGCAGAACGACGGTCTGAAAGCCACAGAGAAAAGCGAAACAGCGCTGTTGATTGATAAAAGCGGCTTTCAGGCCAGCTATCTGGGGCAGAATCTCGATCTCACGCCTGCGGAGTTTCGTCTGCTCAAGACGCTCTCCACTGAACCGGGCAAAGTGTTTTCACGCGAGGCGCTGTTGGATAAGCTTTACGACGATTATCGTGTCGTGACCGATCGCACCATCGATAGCCACATCAAAAACCTGCGTCGCAAGCTGGAACAGCTGGATGAAGAGACCTCATTTATCCGCACGGTGTACGGCATCGGCTATCGCTGGGAAGCCGCGCCCTGCAATGAGATATAA
- a CDS encoding glutathione S-transferase family protein: MSGLVNGKWVNGDVAAEEIKNGAFHREETKFRQTKLVPEAGRYQLFVSYLCPWASRTLIFRKLKGLENVISLSIANPRIADNGWEFATPQDAGEHAGEIHYLHQLYTASVPDYTGKVSVPVLWDRVEGRIVNNESADIIRMLNSEFNDLTGNHLDFYPSELHGEIDRWNETVYHNVNNGVYKTGFAKTQEHYNDAVTTLFTTLDELDAHLGSHRYILGDTLTEADWRLFVTLIRFDVAYHGAFKCNLKRIADYPNLSNYLRELYQWPGIAETVNIDHIKAGYYGIAWLNPTQIVPVGPQVDLYQPHNRDTLGTSRIATR, translated from the coding sequence ATGTCAGGCTTAGTGAATGGCAAATGGGTTAACGGCGATGTCGCGGCTGAAGAGATCAAAAACGGGGCGTTCCACCGCGAAGAGACCAAATTTCGGCAAACCAAGCTAGTGCCAGAAGCCGGGCGTTACCAGCTTTTTGTTTCTTACCTCTGCCCGTGGGCATCACGCACGCTGATTTTCCGTAAGCTGAAAGGGCTGGAGAACGTCATTTCGCTCTCAATTGCCAACCCACGCATCGCCGATAACGGCTGGGAATTTGCCACGCCGCAGGATGCTGGCGAGCACGCAGGTGAGATTCACTACCTGCACCAGTTGTACACCGCCAGCGTACCCGACTATACCGGAAAGGTCTCCGTGCCTGTGCTGTGGGATCGAGTAGAAGGCCGTATCGTTAACAACGAATCGGCGGATATCATCCGTATGCTGAACAGCGAATTTAACGACCTGACTGGCAACCACCTTGATTTCTACCCGTCTGAACTGCACGGCGAGATCGACCGTTGGAACGAAACCGTGTACCACAACGTCAATAACGGCGTGTATAAAACCGGATTTGCTAAAACGCAGGAACACTATAATGATGCTGTCACCACGCTTTTCACCACGCTGGACGAGCTGGACGCTCATTTGGGCAGCCATCGTTACATATTGGGTGATACGCTGACCGAAGCCGACTGGCGTCTGTTTGTAACGCTGATACGTTTTGACGTGGCCTACCACGGTGCATTCAAATGTAACCTGAAACGCATTGCCGACTACCCGAACCTGTCGAACTACCTGCGCGAACTGTATCAGTGGCCGGGCATCGCGGAGACGGTCAATATCGACCACATCAAAGCGGGCTATTACGGTATTGCCTGGCTGAACCCGACGCAGATTGTGCCGGTTGGCCCACAGGTTGATTTATACCAGCCTCACAACCGCGACACCCTCGGCACATCCCGTATCGCCACGCGCTAA
- the yegQ gene encoding tRNA 5-hydroxyuridine modification protein YegQ gives MFKPELLSPAGTLKNMRYAFAYGADAIYAGQPRYSLRVRNNEFNHQTLAQAINEAHELGKKFYVVVNIAPHNAKLKTFLRDLQPVIEMGPDALIMSDPGLIMLVRENFPQMDVHLSVQANAVNWATVKFWQQMGLTRVILSRELSLEEIAEIRQNVPDMELEIFVHGALCMAYSGRCLLSGYINKRDPNQGTCTNACRWEYKVQEGKEDDIGNIVHQHEPIAVKNVEPALGIGAPTDKVFMLEENLRPGEYMSAFEDEHGTYIMNSRDLRAIQHVERLTQMQVHSLKIEGRTKSFYYCARTAQVYRRAIDDAVAGKPFDPTLLETLEGLAHRGYTEGFLRRHVHEDYQNYEYGYSVSDRQQFVGEFTGVRRDGLAEVNVKNKFSCGDSVEMMTPSGNIQFTIESMQNTKGQPTDVAPGNGHIVYLPVPDDVSLDYALLLRNLPGTTTRNPNAE, from the coding sequence ATGTTTAAACCGGAACTGCTTTCTCCGGCCGGTACGCTGAAAAATATGCGCTACGCCTTTGCCTATGGCGCGGACGCGATTTACGCCGGTCAACCCCGCTACAGCCTGCGCGTGCGCAACAACGAATTCAACCATCAGACGCTGGCGCAAGCCATTAACGAAGCGCATGAACTAGGCAAGAAATTCTACGTCGTCGTTAACATCGCGCCGCACAATGCCAAACTGAAAACCTTCCTGCGCGATCTGCAACCCGTGATCGAAATGGGGCCGGATGCGCTGATCATGTCCGATCCGGGGTTGATCATGCTGGTGCGGGAAAACTTCCCACAGATGGATGTTCACCTTTCCGTTCAGGCCAATGCGGTCAACTGGGCGACGGTGAAATTCTGGCAGCAGATGGGGCTGACGCGCGTGATTCTGTCCCGCGAACTATCGTTGGAAGAGATTGCGGAAATTCGCCAAAACGTGCCGGATATGGAACTGGAGATTTTCGTTCACGGTGCACTGTGCATGGCCTACTCCGGCCGCTGCCTGCTGTCTGGCTACATTAACAAACGCGACCCGAATCAAGGCACCTGTACCAACGCCTGCCGCTGGGAATATAAGGTTCAGGAAGGCAAAGAGGACGACATCGGCAATATCGTCCATCAGCATGAACCTATTGCGGTGAAAAACGTTGAACCTGCGCTGGGCATCGGCGCACCGACCGACAAAGTCTTTATGCTGGAAGAAAACCTGCGCCCCGGCGAGTACATGAGCGCCTTTGAAGACGAGCACGGTACCTACATCATGAACTCCCGCGATCTGCGTGCCATTCAGCACGTTGAACGCCTGACGCAAATGCAGGTTCATTCGCTGAAAATCGAAGGCCGTACCAAGTCATTCTATTACTGTGCCCGTACCGCACAGGTGTATCGCCGCGCCATCGACGATGCTGTCGCGGGGAAACCGTTCGACCCGACGCTGCTGGAAACGCTGGAAGGCTTGGCGCACCGTGGCTACACAGAAGGCTTCCTGCGTCGCCACGTGCATGAAGATTACCAGAACTACGAATACGGCTACTCCGTTTCCGATCGTCAGCAGTTTGTCGGTGAATTCACCGGCGTGCGCCGCGATGGGCTGGCGGAAGTCAATGTGAAGAACAAATTTTCCTGCGGCGACAGCGTAGAGATGATGACGCCAAGCGGCAATATTCAATTCACCATCGAATCTATGCAGAATACCAAAGGACAGCCGACCGATGTGGCACCGGGTAACGGCCATATCGTCTATCTGCCCGTGCCGGACGATGTCTCGCTGGATTACGCGCTACTGCTGCGCAATCTGCCGGGCACCACCACGCGTAATCCTAACGCGGAATAA
- the ltrA gene encoding group II intron reverse transcriptase/maturase, which yields MGINEAQAQSTAASGRGDGQYPSVLHEGAEIPTAVGGQTKAEMPLTMETVITRENLMLAYQRVVENNGAAGVDNLKVTELKPWLKQNWASIRQALITGAYQPQAIRRVDIPKPDGGVRTLGIPTVVDRLIQQAIAQQLSPVVEPHFCESSYGFRSNRNAWQAVQQAQRYIQSGKRWVVDLDLEKFFDRVDHDILMSRLARHVRDKRLLKLIRRYLEAEMTNGCETEKRGKGMPQGGPLSPLLSNILLDELDKELERRGHSFCRYADDCNIYVSSRKAGEHIFRAIRVYLRDILKLKVNEQKSAVARPWERKFLGYSVTRHKQTRLKIAGSSVERLKEKIRSLTTGHATKSVKGVINELTPILRGWMSYFRYTEVKGVLEKIDGWVRRKLRSLLWRQWKRTYTRARMLMRAGLCEKRAWRSASNQRGAWWNAGSSHMNDAIKTAQFRRLGLISLVEQQRQFQS from the coding sequence ATGGGAATTAATGAGGCACAAGCGCAGAGCACTGCGGCCAGCGGCAGAGGAGACGGACAGTATCCGTCAGTGCTGCATGAGGGTGCTGAAATCCCCACGGCGGTCGGTGGGCAAACGAAAGCGGAAATGCCGTTGACGATGGAAACGGTGATAACGAGAGAGAACCTGATGCTGGCCTATCAGCGCGTGGTGGAAAACAACGGCGCGGCAGGGGTAGATAACCTGAAAGTGACGGAGTTGAAGCCGTGGCTGAAACAGAACTGGGCGAGTATCAGGCAGGCATTGATTACGGGCGCCTACCAGCCGCAGGCGATACGCAGAGTGGATATCCCAAAGCCGGACGGCGGCGTGAGAACCCTGGGTATCCCGACGGTAGTGGACAGGCTTATCCAGCAGGCGATAGCACAACAACTCAGTCCGGTCGTGGAGCCGCACTTCTGCGAATCGAGTTACGGGTTCAGAAGTAACCGCAATGCGTGGCAGGCAGTGCAACAGGCACAGCGCTACATACAAAGCGGGAAACGCTGGGTGGTCGATCTGGATCTGGAAAAGTTCTTTGACCGGGTGGATCATGACATTTTGATGTCACGTCTGGCGAGGCATGTCAGGGATAAACGGCTGTTGAAACTGATACGTCGCTACCTTGAAGCGGAAATGACGAACGGGTGCGAGACAGAGAAGCGAGGTAAGGGAATGCCGCAGGGCGGACCGTTGTCGCCGCTACTGTCGAACATTCTGCTGGATGAACTGGATAAAGAACTGGAGCGTCGAGGTCACAGCTTCTGTCGCTATGCGGATGACTGCAACATTTACGTGAGCAGTCGCAAAGCAGGCGAGCATATCTTTAGGGCAATCAGGGTGTACCTGAGAGACATACTGAAGCTAAAGGTCAATGAGCAGAAGAGTGCGGTGGCGCGACCGTGGGAGCGTAAGTTCCTGGGATACAGCGTGACACGGCACAAACAGACCCGACTGAAGATCGCAGGGAGCAGTGTCGAGAGGCTGAAGGAGAAGATCCGTAGCCTGACGACAGGGCACGCGACGAAATCAGTGAAAGGCGTAATCAATGAACTCACACCGATACTGCGAGGCTGGATGAGCTACTTCAGATACACGGAAGTAAAAGGAGTTCTGGAGAAGATTGACGGCTGGGTCAGGCGTAAACTGCGCAGTCTACTGTGGCGGCAATGGAAACGAACGTATACGCGAGCCCGAATGCTAATGCGAGCGGGCTTGTGTGAAAAGCGAGCGTGGAGGTCGGCGAGTAACCAGCGAGGAGCGTGGTGGAACGCGGGGTCGAGTCACATGAATGATGCGATAAAGACGGCGCAGTTCAGACGACTCGGCTTGATATCACTAGTGGAGCAGCAACGGCAGTTCCAGAGTTAA
- the yegS gene encoding lipid kinase YegS: MEKNPITLLILNGKSAGNEELREAIDKLRKDGYTLHVRVTWEYGDAKRYVEEAIQLNADNVIAAGGDGTVNEVAAALAVQPEAVRPCLGIVPLGTANDFATSCQIPMEMYNALTLAIKGRATAIDIAKVNDSHYFINMATGGFATRITTETPAKMKAALGSASYVLHALFRMDMLQAERCEIRGPGFHWSGDTLVVAAGNGRQAGGGQQLCPEALVNDGLLELSVLSATELLPNMLQAWFTGSENQNMISATLPWLEITAPDDMTFNLDGEPLTAKRFHIEVLPAAISCRLPPQCSLLE; encoded by the coding sequence ATGGAAAAAAATCCAATCACGCTACTGATTTTGAATGGAAAAAGCGCGGGTAATGAAGAACTGCGCGAGGCCATCGATAAGCTACGCAAGGACGGCTATACGCTGCATGTCCGCGTGACCTGGGAATACGGTGATGCCAAACGCTATGTGGAAGAGGCGATTCAGCTCAACGCGGATAACGTGATCGCTGCCGGAGGCGACGGCACTGTCAATGAAGTCGCTGCGGCATTGGCGGTACAGCCGGAAGCGGTGCGTCCGTGTCTCGGAATTGTACCGTTAGGCACGGCTAATGATTTTGCCACCAGCTGTCAGATTCCAATGGAGATGTACAATGCGCTGACGCTGGCGATAAAAGGCCGCGCGACTGCGATTGATATCGCCAAGGTCAACGACAGCCATTATTTCATCAACATGGCGACGGGCGGATTCGCCACGCGTATTACCACCGAGACGCCAGCCAAGATGAAGGCCGCGCTGGGGAGTGCCTCTTACGTGCTGCACGCGCTTTTTCGCATGGACATGCTGCAAGCCGAACGCTGTGAAATTCGCGGGCCAGGTTTTCACTGGTCGGGGGATACGCTGGTTGTCGCGGCGGGAAATGGCCGTCAGGCAGGCGGCGGACAGCAGCTTTGCCCTGAAGCGCTGGTTAACGATGGGCTGCTGGAACTGAGCGTGCTGTCAGCAACCGAGCTGTTGCCCAATATGCTTCAGGCCTGGTTTACTGGCAGCGAAAACCAGAACATGATTTCCGCTACCTTGCCCTGGCTGGAGATCACCGCACCAGACGATATGACGTTTAATCTGGACGGCGAGCCACTTACCGCCAAACGCTTCCACATTGAGGTACTTCCCGCAGCGATCTCCTGTCGACTGCCGCCTCAGTGTTCGCTGTTGGAATAA
- the psiE gene encoding phosphate-starvation-inducible protein PsiE: protein MAGSARSAMAAKALQTILNIGLLALATILVIFLVKETFHLAKVLLISNEKDSSYQLIEGIVIYFLYFEFIALIVKYFQSGYHFPLRYFIYIGITAIIRLIIVDHKSPADTLIYSAAILLLLVTLYLANSNRLKRE, encoded by the coding sequence ATGGCAGGTTCTGCTCGCAGTGCGATGGCTGCCAAGGCGCTTCAGACGATACTCAATATCGGCCTGCTGGCGCTGGCGACCATTCTGGTTATTTTTTTGGTCAAGGAAACGTTTCATCTGGCGAAAGTGCTGCTGATCTCCAACGAGAAAGATTCCTCCTATCAGTTGATAGAAGGCATCGTGATCTATTTCCTTTATTTTGAATTTATTGCGCTGATCGTGAAGTATTTTCAGTCCGGCTATCACTTCCCGCTGCGCTATTTTATCTACATCGGCATTACGGCCATTATTCGCCTGATTATTGTCGATCACAAAAGCCCAGCGGATACGCTGATTTATTCCGCGGCGATCCTGCTGCTGCTGGTGACGTTGTATCTGGCAAACAGTAATCGCCTGAAGCGGGAATAA
- the thiD gene encoding bifunctional hydroxymethylpyrimidine kinase/phosphomethylpyrimidine kinase: MKRINALTIAGTDPSGGAGIQADLKAFSALGAYGTSVITALVAQNTRGVQSVYRIEPDFVAAQLDSVLSDVRIDSAKIGMLAQTDIVEAVAERLRHYAVPFVVLDTVMLAKSGDPLLAPEAVESIRRELLPLVSLITPNLPEAAALLNTSSATNEREMREQGEALLAMGCQAVLMKGGHLSEAESPDWLFSRQADPQRFSSPRVNTRNTHGTGCTLSAALAALRPRHASWGETVKAAKAYLQQALQHADTLEVGHGIGPVHHFYRWW, from the coding sequence ATGAAACGTATCAATGCGTTGACGATTGCGGGCACCGATCCGAGCGGCGGTGCGGGGATTCAGGCGGATTTAAAAGCGTTTTCCGCGCTGGGTGCTTACGGCACGTCGGTCATTACCGCGCTGGTGGCGCAAAATACGCGTGGCGTGCAGTCCGTCTACCGAATTGAACCGGATTTTGTCGCGGCACAACTGGATTCCGTGCTGAGCGATGTGCGTATCGACAGCGCCAAGATTGGTATGCTGGCGCAGACCGATATTGTCGAAGCCGTTGCCGAGCGCCTGCGCCATTACGCCGTGCCTTTCGTGGTATTGGACACCGTGATGCTGGCGAAAAGTGGCGATCCGCTACTGGCTCCCGAGGCGGTGGAATCGATCCGTCGTGAGCTGCTGCCGCTGGTTTCCCTGATTACGCCGAACCTGCCGGAGGCCGCTGCGCTGCTGAATACGTCATCGGCCACCAACGAGCGGGAAATGCGTGAGCAGGGGGAAGCGCTGCTGGCGATGGGCTGTCAGGCGGTGCTGATGAAAGGCGGACACCTTAGCGAAGCGGAAAGCCCAGACTGGCTGTTCAGTCGACAGGCCGATCCGCAGCGCTTTAGCTCACCGCGTGTGAATACACGCAATACGCACGGCACCGGCTGCACGCTGTCTGCCGCGTTAGCGGCACTGCGACCGCGTCACGCTAGCTGGGGCGAGACGGTTAAGGCCGCGAAGGCGTATTTACAGCAGGCGTTACAGCATGCCGACACGCTGGAGGTCGGGCACGGAATCGGCCCCGTTCATCATTTCTACCGCTGGTGGTAA